Proteins from a single region of Lepus europaeus isolate LE1 chromosome 4, mLepTim1.pri, whole genome shotgun sequence:
- the LOC133758296 gene encoding translation machinery-associated protein 7-like — protein MSGREGGKKKPLKQPKKQAKEMDEEDKAFKQKRKEEQKKLKELKAKAAGKGPLATGGIKKSGKK, from the coding sequence ATGTCCGGCCGGGAGGGTGGCAAGAAGAAGCCCCTGAAACAGCCCAAGAAGCAGGCCAAGGAGATGGATGAGGAAGATAAGGCTTTCAAGCAAAAACGGAAAGAGGAGCAGAAGAAACTCAAGGAGCTAAAAGCGAAGGCGGCGGGGAAGggacccctggccacaggtggAATTAAGAAATCTGGCAaaaagtaa